A section of the bacterium genome encodes:
- a CDS encoding UDP-glucose/GDP-mannose dehydrogenase family protein, with the protein MKLTVIGSGYVGLVAGACFAEAGNQVICMDVDEKKIASLRQGVIPIYEPGLEGLVERNYKLQRLTFTTVMQDAVQHSDILFIAVGTPPEEDGSADLTHVLEVARAIGKHMNGYKIVVNKSTVPVGTADKVRQVIAAETELPFDVVSNPEFLKEGAAIDDFMYPDRVIIGTRNPKVGEIMKELYGPFVRTGNPILVMDEHSAEVTKYAANSLLATKISFINEIANLCDRVGADVEMVRRGIGSDKRIGHSFIFPGMGYGGSCFPKDVKAIIHTARQYGYQLKVLEAVEAANEAQKTILLPRIEAHFQGKLEGLTLALWGLSFKPRTDDMRESPAIPLIKALHARGVKLQAHDPAALEEAKRLGLDGMVQLFENNYEALQGADGLIIVTEWLDYREPDFDRIRKALRTPVIFDGRNIYNPVKIRDLGFTYYAIGRPQLG; encoded by the coding sequence ATGAAACTGACCGTCATTGGTTCGGGGTATGTAGGTTTGGTAGCGGGAGCCTGCTTCGCAGAGGCGGGCAACCAGGTGATCTGCATGGATGTGGACGAGAAAAAAATCGCCAGCCTGCGGCAGGGCGTGATTCCGATCTACGAGCCCGGATTGGAGGGGCTGGTTGAACGCAATTACAAGCTGCAGCGACTGACCTTCACCACGGTGATGCAGGATGCCGTTCAACACTCCGATATTCTTTTTATTGCGGTGGGCACACCCCCTGAAGAGGATGGTTCAGCCGATCTCACCCATGTTCTTGAGGTGGCCAGGGCGATCGGAAAGCACATGAATGGCTACAAAATCGTCGTCAACAAGAGCACCGTGCCGGTCGGGACGGCGGACAAGGTGCGTCAGGTGATCGCTGCAGAGACGGAACTGCCCTTCGACGTCGTTTCCAATCCCGAATTCCTCAAGGAGGGCGCGGCCATCGATGATTTCATGTATCCCGACCGGGTGATCATTGGCACGCGCAATCCCAAGGTGGGGGAGATCATGAAGGAGCTTTACGGCCCCTTTGTGCGCACCGGCAATCCGATTCTGGTCATGGATGAGCACAGCGCCGAGGTGACCAAGTACGCCGCCAATTCCTTGCTGGCGACCAAGATCTCCTTCATCAACGAGATCGCCAATCTTTGCGACCGTGTCGGCGCGGATGTGGAGATGGTGCGCCGCGGTATCGGTTCGGACAAGCGCATCGGTCACTCCTTCATTTTTCCAGGCATGGGCTATGGCGGTTCCTGCTTCCCCAAGGACGTCAAGGCGATCATCCATACCGCCAGGCAGTATGGCTATCAGCTGAAGGTGCTGGAAGCGGTCGAGGCAGCCAATGAGGCCCAGAAAACCATTCTGCTGCCGCGGATCGAGGCGCATTTCCAGGGCAAGCTCGAGGGGCTCACCCTCGCCCTCTGGGGTTTGAGCTTCAAACCCCGCACCGATGACATGCGCGAGTCCCCGGCCATTCCCCTGATCAAGGCCCTGCATGCACGGGGGGTCAAGCTTCAGGCGCATGATCCTGCTGCCCTTGAGGAGGCCAAACGCCTCGGCTTGGACGGGATGGTCCAACTCTTCGAGAATAATTATGAGGCGCTGCAAGGAGCGGACGGCCTCATCATTGTGACGGAGTGGCTTGATTACCGCGAGCCTGATTTCGATCGCATCCGCAAGGCGCTCAGAACGCCGGTTATCTTTGACGGCCGCAATATCTACAATCCGGTTAAAATCCGCGACCTCGGCTTTACCTATTACGCGATCGGCCGCCCGCAACTCGGATAA
- a CDS encoding TolC family protein, whose amino-acid sequence MKPRIASITVLGVVLFLAVAGQVWAQDSPMPQPVAPDTAGIRAAGDSLDGAPKTIITLDQAIGIALEKSYEMKSLRLSLAQAEQNLIAAKGRFKTNADLSLETPNWNETVSEITIPNALPIFNTTGYTRYMGTLDINQPLPTDGAITLRGQSYHRDVSTYLQESAADVSRSEIYNSVSLRFKQPLFAINQLKLGLKNANLSYERTLHRYRRSELDIVYRVTRAFFDYYQATRQHEINRDNVRQQQELYDLAAKKYAAGLIPEVEALQMEVDLAESRNALLSAEGELQRNEDSFKQLIGLKLSDLVGVRTDLAIETVEVDLARAIELAMKYRTELREGQIDIELALISIKEADARSEMRGDINAFYDITGVSDSNLAYHSPWNELWNSSLDDMNRRPHNRGVTFTLTVPLWDWGVNRAEVQAARTVYNTSVLSLEEEKKTIEREVREVVLRLREAENRIAVLRKNQEVAQRAFDITLERFNNGDITSQELALDRNRLTTAKTSYLSAYVDFKLAVADLQRKTMWDFVNNRSLLDAPAKAGK is encoded by the coding sequence ATGAAACCGCGAATTGCTTCCATTACCGTCCTCGGCGTTGTCCTCTTCCTGGCCGTTGCCGGCCAGGTATGGGCACAGGATAGCCCCATGCCGCAGCCGGTTGCGCCGGACACCGCCGGCATCCGGGCGGCAGGCGACAGTCTGGATGGGGCTCCGAAAACCATTATCACGCTCGACCAGGCGATAGGCATCGCGCTGGAGAAGAGCTACGAGATGAAATCCCTGCGCCTGAGCCTGGCGCAGGCGGAGCAGAATCTCATCGCTGCCAAAGGACGCTTCAAGACCAACGCCGACCTGAGCCTGGAGACGCCCAACTGGAACGAAACCGTCTCGGAGATCACCATACCCAACGCCCTGCCGATCTTCAATACCACCGGCTATACGCGATACATGGGAACCCTGGATATCAACCAGCCTCTGCCCACTGACGGCGCCATCACCCTGCGCGGCCAGAGTTATCACCGTGATGTCTCTACCTATCTTCAGGAGAGCGCGGCGGATGTCTCCCGCAGCGAAATCTACAACTCGGTTAGCCTCCGTTTCAAGCAGCCGCTCTTTGCCATCAATCAGCTGAAATTGGGGCTCAAGAATGCCAATCTGAGTTATGAACGCACCCTCCATCGTTACCGCCGCAGCGAGCTGGATATTGTCTACCGCGTCACACGCGCATTTTTCGATTATTACCAGGCCACCCGGCAGCATGAGATCAACCGCGACAACGTCCGGCAGCAGCAGGAACTCTATGATCTGGCGGCGAAAAAGTACGCCGCCGGGCTGATCCCCGAGGTGGAGGCGCTGCAGATGGAGGTCGACCTTGCCGAGAGCCGCAACGCCCTGCTTTCGGCGGAGGGCGAATTGCAGCGCAATGAGGACAGTTTCAAACAGCTGATCGGCTTGAAGCTTTCCGACCTGGTGGGGGTGCGCACCGATCTCGCCATCGAAACGGTTGAGGTCGACCTAGCGCGCGCCATCGAGTTGGCCATGAAGTACCGCACTGAACTGCGGGAGGGGCAGATCGATATCGAACTGGCCCTGATCAGTATCAAGGAGGCGGATGCCCGCAGCGAAATGCGCGGCGATATCAACGCCTTTTATGATATCACCGGAGTCAGCGACTCCAACCTGGCCTATCATTCGCCCTGGAACGAGTTGTGGAACTCGAGCCTTGATGACATGAACCGTCGGCCGCACAATCGCGGCGTCACTTTCACCCTGACCGTACCCCTCTGGGATTGGGGCGTCAATCGTGCCGAGGTGCAGGCTGCTCGTACGGTCTATAATACCAGTGTGCTCTCGCTAGAGGAAGAGAAGAAGACGATCGAACGGGAAGTCCGGGAAGTGGTCCTGCGCTTGCGCGAGGCGGAAAACCGCATCGCCGTGCTGCGCAAGAATCAGGAGGTTGCCCAGCGCGCCTTCGACATCACCCTCGAACGCTTCAACAACGGCGATATCACCAGCCAGGAACTGGCTCTCGACCGCAACCGCTTGACCACCGCCAAGACCTCCTACCTTTCGGCTTATGTCGATTTCAAGTTGGCGGTTGCCGATCTGCAGCGCAAGACCATGTGGGATTTCGTCAATAACCGGAGTCTGCTCGATGCTCCGGCGAAGGCTGGAAAATAA
- a CDS encoding ABC transporter permease, producing MNIRESVEIGLEGIRSHKLRSILTALGIIFGVAAVIAMLSIGEGAKQEALEQIQLMGMNNILINDIPIENEEDGTGRTNLSRGLTLEDAAALQVINPLLNVAIPERSVKSQLYYGQESVEATVVGTLPDYERVMAFSPVQGAFFNYEDVIEARRVCVLGAEVRWALFLFQDPIGQRIKIGRQWYTVVGVMDEKPSAGAGSGISDNLNNNVYIPVTAAVKRFPRSIFASEIDRIILQVKDSDSIQEAAAIVKTSLNRRHNQVNDFTITIPEALLRQKQQTQRIFNIVMGAIAGISLLVGGIGIMNIMLASVMERTREIGVRRAVGARQIDILGQFLVEAMVLSFAGGLLGVVLGFILTKVIALYAGWRTIVSIGAIILAFSVSAAVGMVFGIYPARQAARLDPIVSLRYE from the coding sequence ATGAATATCCGTGAAAGCGTTGAAATCGGGCTGGAGGGTATCCGCAGCCATAAACTGCGTTCTATCCTCACCGCCCTGGGCATCATCTTTGGCGTCGCCGCGGTCATCGCCATGCTCTCGATTGGTGAGGGCGCGAAGCAGGAGGCGCTCGAGCAGATCCAACTGATGGGGATGAACAATATCCTGATCAACGATATCCCGATCGAGAACGAGGAAGATGGTACCGGGAGGACCAACCTTTCCCGGGGACTGACTCTCGAGGATGCAGCCGCCCTGCAGGTGATCAATCCGCTTCTCAATGTGGCCATCCCGGAGCGTTCGGTCAAGTCACAGCTCTATTACGGCCAGGAGTCGGTCGAGGCCACGGTGGTCGGCACGCTGCCGGATTACGAACGGGTCATGGCCTTTTCCCCGGTGCAGGGCGCCTTTTTCAATTATGAGGACGTCATCGAGGCGCGCCGCGTCTGCGTCCTCGGCGCGGAGGTGCGCTGGGCGCTCTTCCTGTTTCAGGATCCCATCGGCCAAAGGATCAAGATCGGCCGGCAGTGGTATACGGTGGTGGGCGTAATGGACGAGAAGCCCAGTGCTGGTGCCGGTTCGGGGATCTCGGATAATCTGAACAACAATGTCTATATCCCGGTGACCGCTGCGGTTAAACGGTTTCCGCGTAGCATCTTCGCCAGTGAAATCGACCGGATCATCCTCCAGGTCAAAGACTCCGACAGCATCCAGGAGGCGGCGGCGATCGTCAAGACCTCCCTGAATCGCCGCCACAATCAGGTCAACGATTTCACCATCACCATACCTGAGGCGCTGCTGCGCCAGAAACAGCAGACCCAGCGGATTTTCAACATCGTAATGGGGGCCATTGCCGGGATCTCACTGCTGGTCGGCGGCATCGGCATCATGAACATCATGCTCGCCTCGGTTATGGAGCGCACCCGCGAGATCGGCGTGCGTCGCGCCGTCGGGGCCCGCCAGATCGACATCCTCGGCCAGTTCCTGGTCGAAGCGATGGTACTCAGCTTTGCGGGCGGACTCCTCGGAGTGGTTCTCGGCTTCATCCTTACCAAGGTGATTGCCCTCTACGCCGGATGGCGCACCATCGTCAGTATCGGCGCGATCATCCTGGCATTCAGCGTTTCCGCTGCAGTCGGCATGGTCTTCGGCATTTATCCGGCCCGTCAGGCCGCCAGACTCGATCCCATCGTCTCGCTGCGTTATGAATAG